The Leptodactylus fuscus isolate aLepFus1 chromosome 5, aLepFus1.hap2, whole genome shotgun sequence genome segment tacctcctatatcaccccctgctacctcctatatcaccccctgctacctcctatatcacctcctgctaccacctatatcaccccctgctaccccctatatcaccccctgctacctcctatatcaccccctgctacctcctatataatccctgctacctcctatgccactcccctgctacctcctatatcaccccctgctactgcCTATgttaccccctgctacctcctatatcaccccctgctacctcctatatcaccccctgctacctcctatgccactcccctgctacctcctatatcaccccctgctactgcCTATgttaccccctgctacctcctatatcactccctgctacctcctatatcaccccctgctacctcctatatcaccccctgctacctcctatatcaccccctgctacctcctatatcaccccctgctacctcctatatcacctcctgctaccacctatatcaccccctgctaccccctatatcaccccctgctacctcctatatcaccccctgctacctcctatataatccctgctacctcctatgccactcccctgctacctcctatatcaccccctgctactgcCTATgttaccccctgctacctcctatgtcaccccctgctaaccCTTTGTTCTCCTCACATTTCCCTATGGCCCTAGTTATAATTTATCGGTGACACTGACAAGGACCGCTCTTTACCATCTCACCTCTTAATAAACTTAGCAAATCTATGAGCTTGTCCTATCATAGACTTTGCCGTCTGGTCTTTCCTGGCCATAAGGTCATTGCCCAATATGTTGTAGAGAGATGAGAAGAGCAAATCCATGAACAATCAATGTATTGCCATTTCATAAACAggattttgtttttgtattttggaaTCAGATTTGTAACAATATaggctttttattaaaaaaattcattTGGTAAACGACTTCATCATAGAAATATTCAGCctttgtgatgttttttttttcttttttgttttgacTCCTTTGCTTATTCCTACAATCACATTGTGCAGGATCAACAATCCCTAAATTGGAAATATTcttatctataattcatagtaaACGTCGTCGCTATTTCCAGAAGTagatagaaatataaaataataacaataataatgaatCTATGCAATGAATTGCAACATGTCTCAGAAAAATCTCTCTCTATATGTGACATCAATGACCTGTTAACCTGCTAATTGGTTCCCTTGAGTCGTTGACTTGTTTCTGATCTCTTGCACTGGTGTGTGTCGGAGATGGGAAATTACCCATTTGGGGATTGTATTCTATACGGAGACCTCCGATACGAGATATATTTGTGTTACCAGACTGAAAAATTGGTCTCCCGAGGTTAATAGTGGTATAAAAGGAACCAATAATCCCACAGAAGTGTCACAGGTGGGAAAGATCACGTAAGGAAGAGACCGGAATGGATAACAATAGAGGAGCCCGGACTGTCTCAGACTGATCTGCAGACTCCACAACTGTAAGTAACAAGGACAAATCTTATGGAGCCCCTACACAAATGTCATTATTTGTATCGTGTTTCTATGATTTTACAAACTTACatacagtaaaatataaaaatataacatttaaaaATAGGCAGACAGAAAATTGTaagattaaaattaaaaaaattcagaTATGTAAAGAAAATGCAGACACTAAAATAAAACATATCAAAACATTTCTATTTATAATTTAGAAAGGGAATAACAACAAATTATATGACGGaattaaaaatatgtattttactGCGACAGTGATAACAATAAAAACTTATTATTAATATGGAATGAATAATGGTAGATTTTATTAATTTCAAAAACTTACTGTATGATATGGACTTGATTGTCAACATTAGCAAGGTAGTTGATTCTCcttctctttctccttctcctgatCCTTCTCCTGCATCTTCTCCTGATCCTTCTCCTGCTTCTTCTCCTGCTTCTTCTCCTGCTTCTTTTCCtgctctttctccttctcctgctCCTTTTCATGCTCCTTCTTCTCCAGCTCCTTCTTCTGCTCcttcttctgctccttctccttctcctgttCCTTCTCatgctccttctccttctcctggtCCTTCTCCTTCTCatgctccttctccttctcctgctCCTTCTCATGCTCcttctcctcatcctgctacttctccTTTTCATGCTCCTTCTCATCATCCTGCTCCTTCTCCTTTTCATGCTCCTTCCCCTCCTCTTATTCCTTCTcctgctccttctcctcctcttgttCCTTCTCatgctccttctccttctcctggtCCTTTTCCTTCTCATGCTCCTTCTCTTTCTCCTGCTCCTTCATCTTCTcctgctccttctccttctctTTCTCCTGCTCCTTCATCTTCTcctgctccttctccttctccttctcctgctcctgctccttctccttctcatactccttctcctcctcctgctccttctccttttcatgctccttctcctcctcttgctccttctcctgctccttctcatgctccttctccttctcctgctCCTTCTCCTGGTCCTTCTCCTTCTCATACTCCTTCTCTTTTTcctgctccttctccttctcATGCTCCTTCTCCTGCTCCTTCTCATTCTCCTTCTCCTGATCTTACTCCTTCTCCTGCTCCTTCTCATgcttgttctcctgctccttctcCTGGTCCTTCTCCTGGTCCTTCTCCTTGTCCTTCTCCTTGTCCTGCTCCTTCTCAtactccttctccttctcctgctccttctccttctcatactccttctcctcctcctgctccttctccttttcatgctccttctcctcctcttgctCCTTCTCCTGCTCCTTCTCATGCTCCTTCTCCTGGTCCTTCTCCTTGTCCTGCTCCTTCTCATACTCCTTCTCTTTTTcctgctccttctccttctcATGCTCCTTCTCCTGCTCCTTCTCATTCTCCTTCTCCTGATCTTACTCCTTCTCCTGCTCCTTCTCATgcttgttctcctgctccttctcCTGGTCCTTCTCCTGGTCCTTCTCCTTGTCCTGCTCCTTCTCAtactccttctccttctcctgctCCTTCTCCTTCTACATATTTTTGTTGTTCTTCTTATCCATTATTATTACAACTCTATTTAAGACTGCacgttttatatttttattgtccattttattttattttaaatttaaatTATAAAATTAGTTTCAGTGATACATTTTATTGAATTTACTATAAATAGTATCCacataaaattattttattatatggtGAACAATATAattagaaaaatctaaatcaccGAAAAAAAGATAACTAAAAATCAGAGAATCTCGAAATTAGTATCAATAAAAAGTGCAACTGgcccaacaaaaaaaagttactagTGTAAGAATATTTTTATCAATTGACTGTTTTGTGTATTGTGTGCTGACAGAATGTGGCGAATCCGAGaagtttcagaattttattaaaatCTTAAAATAACTTAACaaacaaaaatgtatataaatttgGAATTATTGTAATTGTAATGGTCGACAGGTTACCTTGTacaaatatagtttttttttccccccaatctGAAATGTTTGTGGTTccttgtacactgtataatatggaatATTACATGGCACCACTATGGAGTACAATGTGTCCTTCAATATACATCTCTTCCTACAGTTCTAAAGTTATGTCTTTCAGTAGTTGGGATATTTTTTTATCCACTTACTGTTTCGTGTATTGTGTGTTGTGCTTTTGTGATTTTACATTCCACCCCCGAGAACAGGCATTGGGTTAGGACGTGggcccattatagtgaatggagcCGTATACCTGTCTGTTTGTATCATGGAGAGACACTGAGAATAAAATTGTTAcgtgcattatttatttttttttaattctaattgTTTTGACCTTTCAAGTCTATGTGTCCCTGAGGACAACATCATAGGTAATGCTGAAaaataaaagacacacaaatacacagaaggTGCACGGATTTCACATGGATTGTACACAGATCAATGACAGAAATACTCTACAATGTATAGCCTACAAAACAGATTGCTTGTGTGGACGAGGCCTTAGACAGATGGgtcctttcttttctcttttAGGAGAACATGAGATGACCAGTCTAAAGACAACGCCCAATACCCCGTGTTGTTGCCACGTCAGACTGAGGAGACAACCAGACCACGGTGACTGAGAGATTTCTCATTGGCTTCCACAAGTTCAGGATTGTCTTCTTTAATATTTGTGTTCACGTTTTTAGAATATCATTGATCACTAGATATATACATTTCCAATACTAGTCATCTCTCCTCCTGATGAAAAGGTAAGAAAGGAAACATCTGCTCATCACTAACTGATACAACCTATTGGTATATAAATAGGAATATTGTGTATTTCTAGACTAGAAGAATCCCATTATTCTGGACCATGTGTGGGGACAACCAGACCACGGTGACTGAGATCTTTCTCATTGGCTTCCAGAATATCCACAAGTTCCGGATTGTCTTCTTTAGTCTTGCCTTCCTTGTGTACATGTTCACATTTCTTGGAAATGTTATGATCATCATGTTGGTGTCCTACAATTACCGTCTCCATCGTCCAATGTACTTCTTTATCTCAAATCTGTCCTTGGCTGACCTGATTCTCACCACCTCTATTGTACCAAACATGCTGGTCATCATATGGTCAGAGGGTGGCAGCATGTCCATCTATGGTTGTATCTCTCAGTTCTTCTTTGTTTTTGTCTCCACCTGTGCTCAGTGCTACACCCTCATGGTGATGTCTCTTGACCGATACTTGGCCATTTGTCTCCCATTAAGGTATTCTTCCATAATGAATATGACTCTTTGTATCCAGATGGTCTTTATACCTTGGTTGGTTGGGATCATTTACGTAAAAATTGAAGTTATTCTCATTAGTCAGTTACAGTTTTGTTCCTCCAACATCGTTGACCACTTCTTTTGTGATTTTGCTCCTATTCTTGCTCTCACATCTTCAGATGTCAATGTCCTGACCTGGCTTGACTTCTCACTTGCCATTGCTGTCTCATACTTGCCTTTGGTTTGCATCGCTGTGTCCTACATCTGCATCTTTATTGTGATTTTTAAGATGTCCTCCTCAAAAGGTAGAAGAAAAGCCTTCTCCACATGTAGCTCTCACCTTCTAGTGGTCTGCATTTATTACGGCTCCCTCATTGCTATCTACGCTTCTCCATCAAGTGTGAACGAATTCTATGAGAACAAGTTAAAATCTTTGCTGTATATTATGCTCACCCCATTTACCAACCCCATAATATACAGCATGAGGAACAAAGAGATCATCGAGACCATGAAGAGTTTTTACATCAAAAGGAAATTGAAGCTCTGACACCTTAAACACCTTGGCTGATCTCCATGACTAAACCTAATGGACATCCTTGTTGTTTGGACCTAGTAAGTTTATAGGGTGACCACCCAAATCCCCAAATGACTCAATGGTACCTCAAATAAAATCCCCTGCACCCCCAGTATGGTTTTCTATAAGCTATGACGTTGACCCCAACGCACCCATTTACTGAGAAATGTTCTCTTTGTTCTTCTATCTCGCTTCTAATTCTCTACTGGAGACCTGACAATGTCTAAGGTTCAATGATCCATCATATTTCTTCCTCAAGGCTTAGTATTAAGTTTCCTTATAGTTTTATATACATATAACAGTTCTAATCTAATCAGATCAATCCTTATGCTGATCACTCCCAACTATCACTGTCCTAAGAGACACCATTGATGATCATTCATTCTGGTTGTACCATCTTCCACTTCCCTTAAGGTTGATGTTTCCATATCTATTTAGAATGCTGCCCTACTTCTTAGATCCCAAGAACTTGAATGAATTTCACTTCATTATCCAGACCACTTGTTCTCTGATGGATCTTCAGTTTTCCTCACTTGACATGTTCATTGAGATGACCGCTTCTCTAGAAAACCACATTTttatgcaattttgggtggtatggggaagatagctcggtagaagcggtggtgcggacccaaagagTCAAGACAGGGAAGCAATatatgcagaaaactggtttatttagaaaaactagAACATAAATAAACTTTAACTGCAGGCACaagtgagcaaaacaaaatacagccttaacttcatgcaaaaataaaataaatccctgctcgtctgagccactaactagacagagctgataacctaactatacgtgtggattACTACCAGCCTCACGAAAAACAAAAGCCCAAATTGGTCTCACCGGATTCAGGGTTACCGGACACACCCCGTCACCTCCTCACTtactggatctgccctgaagtgcagactctggagccttttatggcccaataacaagccttaggacccacacctggggttgAAACCTATTCTAGACCCATACTGGACCAtatataagtcaggaatctggggctgatatagcgggattcTAGctttttgcctgtcaccttctcatatacCCCCTACTCATTTGTGCAGGCCTGTAGGGGTGGACACTTTTAGCCCAATGGGTCCTGGACAGGACATCAGCATTCCCCTGCAGCTTGTCTGCCCTGTGTTCCACAGTGAACTTAAAATTTGGTAATGTCAGAAACCACCTTGGGACTCTGGCATTCCTCTCCTTAGTGCGGCACATGCATGGTAGAGAGGAGTGATCAGTGACCAT includes the following:
- the LOC142204233 gene encoding olfactory receptor 1C1-like; this encodes MYFFISNLSLADLILTTSIVPNMLVIIWSEGGSMSIYGCISQFFFVFVSTCAQCYTLMVMSLDRYLAICLPLRYSSIMNMTLCIQMVFIPWLVGIIYVKIEVILISQLQFCSSNIVDHFFCDFAPILALTSSDVNVLTWLDFSLAIAVSYLPLVCIAVSYICIFIVIFKMSSSKGRRKAFSTCSSHLLVVCIYYGSLIAIYASPSSVNEFYENKLKSLLYIMLTPFTNPIIYSMRNKEIIETMKSFYIKRKLKL